A stretch of Saccharothrix texasensis DNA encodes these proteins:
- a CDS encoding ATP-grasp domain-containing protein, giving the protein MKLLTIETRQYLEYYHSRYRQVQDLGVDLYVLNGEGTEDFWPADHYRLVGSKNIDDMIATAKQWHATEAFDGVITFSEAAVVAVAAIAEALGLPGIGVEAALNSRNKYLMRQAHEKAGAPIPGFRFVTSLAEAKSAAGEFGYPVIVKPTLGAGSHFVFRCDDEAELTEHYEQAAQGIQDLFWANSEADGIDLGPNGLLVESFLDGKEYLMEAVAWDGEVYLGSVVDRITAEGGTFDDDVHHAPTSMSPDDLKAVHEVVTAGALAQGLTHSVMHAEVRFHGGKPYLLEIAARVGGGGLDMIARITAEHDPIAAVVDIGAGRRPSVRHFQPTGTHIAAMCLISDAGVVREVRVPEEVSGSDRVFLLKITARPGDVVKRPPDGNTIIGFLGATGTSEADAFALMNDYAAKIEVDFQ; this is encoded by the coding sequence GTGAAGCTGCTGACCATCGAGACCCGCCAGTACCTGGAGTACTACCACTCGCGCTACCGGCAGGTGCAGGACCTGGGCGTGGACCTGTACGTGCTCAACGGCGAGGGCACCGAGGACTTCTGGCCCGCCGACCACTACCGCCTGGTCGGGTCGAAGAACATCGACGACATGATCGCCACCGCCAAGCAGTGGCACGCCACCGAGGCGTTCGACGGCGTGATCACGTTCTCCGAGGCGGCCGTCGTGGCGGTCGCGGCGATCGCGGAGGCGCTGGGACTGCCCGGCATCGGCGTCGAGGCGGCGCTGAACAGCCGCAACAAGTACCTGATGCGGCAGGCGCACGAGAAGGCCGGCGCGCCGATCCCCGGTTTCCGGTTCGTCACGTCGCTGGCGGAGGCCAAGTCGGCGGCGGGCGAGTTCGGCTACCCGGTGATCGTCAAGCCGACCCTGGGCGCGGGCAGCCACTTCGTGTTCCGCTGCGACGACGAGGCCGAGCTGACCGAGCACTACGAGCAGGCCGCGCAGGGCATCCAGGACCTCTTCTGGGCCAACTCCGAGGCGGACGGGATCGACCTGGGCCCCAACGGGCTGCTGGTCGAGTCCTTCCTGGACGGCAAGGAGTACCTGATGGAGGCCGTCGCGTGGGACGGCGAGGTGTACCTCGGGTCGGTGGTGGACCGCATCACCGCCGAGGGCGGGACGTTCGACGACGACGTGCACCACGCGCCGACGTCGATGAGCCCGGACGACCTGAAGGCCGTGCACGAGGTCGTCACGGCGGGCGCGCTGGCGCAGGGCCTCACCCACAGCGTGATGCACGCCGAGGTCCGCTTCCACGGCGGCAAGCCCTACCTGCTGGAGATCGCGGCCCGGGTCGGCGGCGGCGGGCTGGACATGATCGCCCGCATCACCGCCGAGCACGACCCGATCGCGGCCGTGGTGGACATCGGCGCGGGGCGGCGGCCGAGCGTGCGCCACTTCCAGCCCACCGGCACGCACATCGCCGCGATGTGCCTGATCTCCGACGCCGGCGTGGTGCGGGAGGTGCGCGTGCCCGAGGAGGTGTCCGGCTCGGACCGCGTGTTCCTGCTGAAGATCACCGCACGACCCGGCGACGTGGTCAAGCGCCCGCCGGACGGCAACACGATCATCGGCTTCCTCGGCGCCACCGGCACGTCGGAGGCCGACGCGTTCGCCCTGATGAACGACTACGCGGCGAAGATCGAGGTCGATTTCCAGTAG
- the ddaH gene encoding dimethylargininase, translated as MSDPAQRTARRRRYLMCPPEHFDVSYSINPWMNPEKPTDASIALLQWSRLRSLYLDLGHDVELIDPEPGLPDMVFAANGATVVDGRVLSARFRFRQREAEGPAYLEWFRENGFRTHEAFWVNEGEGDYLLVGDRILAGTGFRTDERSHVEAARFFRREVVTLDLVDPRFYHLDTALAVLDDDLIMYYPEAFSTWSRGVLRSLYPDAVIAGDHDAEVFGLNAVSDGKHVLLAQEATNLADQLADRGFTPIGVDLSELLKSGGSAKCCTLELRGEPAR; from the coding sequence GTGTCCGACCCCGCCCAACGCACCGCGCGCCGCCGCAGGTACCTGATGTGCCCGCCGGAGCACTTCGACGTCTCCTACTCCATCAACCCGTGGATGAACCCCGAGAAGCCGACCGACGCGTCCATCGCCCTGCTCCAGTGGAGCCGGCTGCGGTCGCTGTACCTGGACCTCGGCCACGACGTCGAGCTGATCGACCCCGAGCCGGGGCTGCCGGACATGGTGTTCGCCGCGAACGGGGCGACCGTCGTGGACGGGCGGGTGCTGTCGGCGAGGTTCCGGTTCCGGCAGCGCGAAGCGGAGGGTCCCGCGTACCTGGAGTGGTTCCGCGAGAACGGCTTCCGCACGCACGAGGCGTTCTGGGTGAACGAGGGCGAGGGCGACTACCTGCTGGTGGGCGACCGGATCCTGGCGGGCACGGGTTTCCGCACCGACGAGCGCTCGCACGTGGAGGCGGCCCGGTTCTTCCGGCGCGAGGTCGTGACGCTGGACCTGGTGGACCCGCGGTTCTACCACCTGGACACGGCGTTGGCGGTCCTGGACGACGACCTGATCATGTACTACCCCGAGGCGTTCTCGACGTGGAGCAGGGGCGTGCTGCGCTCCCTGTACCCCGACGCCGTGATCGCCGGCGACCACGACGCCGAGGTGTTCGGCCTCAACGCGGTCAGCGACGGCAAGCACGTCCTGCTGGCGCAGGAGGCCACGAACCTGGCGGACCAGCTCGCCGACCGGGGCTTCACGCCCATCGGTGTCGACCTGTCCGAACTTCTCAAATCCGGCGGCAGCGCGAAGTGCTGCACGCTCGAACTGCGTGGGGAGCCAGCTCGATGA